In Desulfosediminicola ganghwensis, a single window of DNA contains:
- a CDS encoding sensor histidine kinase produces the protein MLKGKTRNPRKKFFLLSGTLFLIFSIFVLWFTSQFTYQRGLDLLSEKGTIKLELFVTYLQGVLEKYESLPELLAVDKNLVNTLQNPHEKDRIAKLNRYLETINSISDTADTYLMDSEGLTIAASNWQAERPFVGRNFSFRPYFEKAMRGELGRYFALGTTSSKRGYYFAYPVRKAREILGVVVIKINIDHVEQSWGDREDSFLVTDPDGVIFLTTNQDWRFKTIQQLEPAAKKRIIASRRYPNASLTQLSYVRENRDKGWQLVQVNDSNIKKKRDHLQLSRQMSEAGWSVHIMTDTLPVRKRVLWVNVMTGGILLLTYLLFLLLMQRQYRLKELARIREKTRRALQRANEKLEVRVDARTRELTKTNKLLVREIKDRQQTEAKLRTARNELIHAAKMAVLGQMSAGINHELNQPLAAIRSYADNGRQFLEKGRLEEALWNLEQIGELTERMAQIGIQLKAFSRKTSGNMYVVPLHGVIDGALEILRPSIRKHDVTIDISIIPDHLEVQANNLLLQQVLVNLLGNAVHAVEGLEKRKILVDSYCKEERVIITVTDSGAGIHADNLPFIFDPFFTTKKSGQGLGLGLAITDRILRDMNGAIRYVKMSEPGACFEIELEKAQ, from the coding sequence ATGTTAAAGGGAAAAACCAGAAACCCCAGAAAGAAGTTTTTCCTGTTAAGCGGAACATTGTTTCTGATATTCAGCATATTCGTACTCTGGTTCACCTCCCAGTTCACCTATCAGCGTGGACTTGATCTTCTCTCTGAAAAGGGAACTATTAAGCTCGAACTATTTGTCACATACCTGCAGGGTGTTCTGGAAAAATATGAAAGTCTCCCAGAACTGCTTGCGGTTGACAAAAACCTCGTGAATACCTTACAGAATCCGCATGAAAAAGACCGGATAGCAAAACTCAACAGGTATCTGGAAACAATCAACAGCATCAGCGATACCGCTGATACCTACCTGATGGACAGTGAAGGCCTGACTATCGCTGCGAGCAACTGGCAGGCGGAACGTCCATTTGTCGGCAGAAACTTTTCGTTTCGGCCTTATTTCGAAAAAGCAATGAGGGGTGAATTGGGGCGATATTTTGCCCTTGGCACAACCTCATCGAAGCGGGGCTATTATTTTGCGTATCCGGTTCGTAAAGCCCGCGAAATATTAGGCGTAGTTGTTATCAAAATAAATATAGACCACGTGGAACAGAGTTGGGGCGATCGTGAAGACAGTTTTCTGGTAACAGATCCGGATGGAGTCATCTTCCTGACCACCAACCAGGACTGGCGTTTCAAGACCATTCAGCAACTGGAACCAGCTGCAAAAAAGCGCATTATTGCCAGTCGACGATATCCTAATGCCTCACTCACCCAGTTGTCGTATGTCAGAGAAAACCGCGATAAAGGCTGGCAGCTGGTTCAGGTGAATGATTCAAACATCAAAAAAAAGCGTGACCATCTGCAATTATCACGTCAGATGTCTGAAGCCGGTTGGAGTGTGCACATAATGACCGATACACTCCCGGTACGTAAACGTGTACTGTGGGTCAACGTGATGACCGGTGGTATACTGCTTCTTACCTATTTGCTGTTCCTGTTGTTAATGCAACGCCAGTACCGATTGAAAGAGCTTGCCAGAATACGAGAGAAAACCAGAAGGGCTCTGCAACGTGCCAATGAAAAACTTGAAGTTCGAGTTGATGCGCGTACCCGCGAGCTGACCAAAACAAACAAGTTGCTTGTCAGGGAAATAAAAGATCGACAGCAGACAGAGGCTAAACTCAGAACTGCCAGAAATGAATTGATCCATGCAGCAAAAATGGCAGTGCTTGGCCAAATGTCGGCAGGTATCAATCATGAACTGAACCAGCCTCTGGCAGCTATACGAAGTTATGCAGACAATGGCAGGCAGTTCCTCGAAAAAGGTAGACTTGAAGAAGCCCTCTGGAATCTGGAACAGATTGGTGAATTGACTGAAAGGATGGCGCAGATAGGCATTCAGCTTAAAGCCTTCTCAAGAAAGACCAGTGGCAATATGTATGTGGTGCCATTACACGGGGTAATTGATGGCGCCTTGGAAATATTACGACCTTCTATTCGTAAGCATGATGTCACAATAGATATTTCAATCATCCCGGACCACCTTGAAGTACAGGCAAATAATTTATTGCTGCAGCAGGTATTGGTGAATCTGCTTGGCAATGCGGTACATGCAGTTGAAGGCCTTGAAAAACGAAAAATACTGGTAGATTCCTATTGTAAAGAAGAACGTGTAATTATTACTGTAACAGATAGTGGAGCGGGGATTCATGCAGACAACCTGCCGTTCATTTTCGATCCATTTTTCACAACTAAAAAATCAGGACAGGGTCTGGGATTGGGACTTGCCATAACCGATAGAATTTTGCGTGATATGAATGGCGCTATTCGGTATGTGAAAATGTCAGAACCTGGTGCCTGTTTTGAGATAGAGCTTGAGAAGGCGCAGTGA
- the hisF gene encoding imidazole glycerol phosphate synthase subunit HisF yields MITLLDYGAGNVRSVRNAIHKLGFEVRNVQSPDDIVTADKLIFPGVGNFGVVMERLVRDGYAEKLVERIGLNKPTFGICVALQTFFEGSEESPGVPGLGIIPGQIERFPDHALSVPQIGWNGIKLRKNNSIFEQYRGEKFYFVHSFKATPSEENKDWILTTTDYGEEFISSVSRGQVIATQFHPEKSGDAGLRLLQRFLENREVVESVVTEGNLRTEPTRIAKRIIACLDVRSNDTGDLVVTKGDQYDVREEGEVRNLGKPVELARRYYEEGADEVTFLNITGFRDFPLQDQPMLEVLKQTSKNVFVPLTIGGGIREFTDSEGNFYSALDVASRYFRSGADKISIGSDAVYAVEEYLATGKKSGKTAIEQISIVYGAQAVVISVDPRRVYVNSPDETSHNTIECATPGPNGEKYCWYQCTVSGGREGRDIDAVQLVTVCEALGAGEILLNCIDKDGTNSGFDLELIQMVKDAVTIPVIASSGAGSAEHFAEVFKKTNADAALAAGIFHRGEVPISEVKSVVAADGIETR; encoded by the coding sequence ATGATTACTCTTCTTGATTATGGCGCAGGTAATGTTCGAAGCGTGAGAAACGCAATACACAAGCTCGGTTTCGAGGTACGGAATGTCCAGTCTCCAGATGATATTGTTACCGCGGATAAACTCATTTTTCCTGGGGTGGGCAATTTTGGCGTGGTAATGGAGAGGTTGGTTCGGGACGGATATGCAGAAAAACTGGTCGAGAGAATTGGTCTGAACAAACCAACTTTCGGTATCTGCGTTGCCTTACAGACATTTTTCGAAGGGAGCGAAGAGTCTCCGGGGGTTCCTGGTCTTGGTATTATCCCCGGACAGATTGAGCGGTTTCCCGACCACGCCCTTTCGGTTCCTCAAATCGGTTGGAATGGTATTAAGTTACGGAAAAACAATTCAATATTTGAACAGTACCGGGGAGAAAAATTTTATTTCGTTCACTCCTTTAAAGCCACTCCAAGTGAAGAAAACAAAGATTGGATTCTGACTACCACTGATTATGGTGAAGAATTCATATCTTCTGTCTCCAGAGGACAGGTTATTGCGACTCAGTTTCACCCGGAGAAAAGTGGTGACGCAGGTCTCAGACTTTTGCAGCGATTCCTCGAGAATAGAGAAGTTGTTGAGTCTGTTGTCACAGAAGGGAATTTACGTACCGAGCCGACCAGAATCGCCAAGCGAATAATTGCCTGCCTTGATGTTCGCAGCAATGATACTGGTGACCTGGTTGTCACCAAGGGCGATCAGTATGATGTGCGTGAAGAAGGGGAGGTGAGAAATCTCGGTAAACCTGTGGAACTGGCCCGCAGATACTACGAGGAAGGAGCTGACGAAGTAACATTTCTCAATATTACAGGGTTCAGGGATTTCCCGCTTCAGGATCAGCCTATGCTCGAGGTGCTGAAGCAGACCTCAAAAAATGTATTTGTACCCCTTACAATAGGCGGCGGAATTCGTGAATTCACCGATAGCGAGGGAAACTTCTATTCCGCGCTTGACGTTGCTTCACGTTATTTTCGCTCTGGCGCAGACAAGATATCTATTGGCAGCGATGCCGTGTACGCAGTTGAAGAATATCTTGCTACGGGGAAAAAGAGCGGCAAGACTGCCATTGAGCAAATTTCGATTGTTTACGGAGCACAGGCTGTGGTCATATCTGTCGACCCGCGCAGAGTTTATGTAAATTCTCCGGATGAGACAAGCCACAACACCATCGAATGCGCCACCCCGGGCCCTAATGGTGAAAAATATTGCTGGTATCAATGCACTGTAAGTGGTGGCCGGGAAGGGCGAGATATTGACGCGGTACAACTGGTGACAGTTTGTGAAGCGCTTGGAGCGGGTGAGATTCTACTCAACTGTATCGATAAGGATGGTACCAATTCAGGCTTTGATCTCGAGTTGATCCAGATGGTCAAAGATGCGGTTACTATTCCGGTTATTGCTTCCAGCGGAGCGGGCTCAGCTGAACATTTTGCTGAAGTGTTTAAGAAAACAAATGCGGATGCAGCCCTGGCTGCGGGAATATTTCACCGTGGTGAGGTACCTATTTCCGAAGTAAAGTCGGTTGTTGCAGCTGATGGGATCGAAACACGTTAA
- a CDS encoding FmdE family protein produces the protein MESFDQLLEISTRIHGHICPGQVLGVRLSMLGLTEIGIYDPKGADRKNLYVIVEIDRCATDAIQSVTGCSIGKRSLYWQDNGIMAATFVHLGTGKAVRIVALEESRELSKKYCDHILDKHQRQLEAYKIMPEHELFRVEHVQVDIPQENLPGKPTRRVQCQQCGDWVQDSRDVEVNGKVYCKNCAGNCYFTKNISN, from the coding sequence ATGGAATCTTTTGATCAGTTACTTGAAATATCAACCAGAATCCACGGCCATATTTGTCCGGGCCAGGTGCTCGGTGTCCGTCTCAGTATGCTTGGTTTAACAGAGATAGGAATTTATGATCCCAAGGGTGCTGACCGGAAAAATCTTTATGTAATAGTGGAAATCGATCGTTGCGCCACGGACGCAATCCAGTCGGTTACGGGTTGCTCCATTGGTAAACGGTCACTCTACTGGCAGGATAACGGCATAATGGCTGCAACATTTGTTCACCTGGGTACGGGTAAGGCTGTACGGATTGTTGCCTTGGAGGAGTCCCGGGAACTATCGAAGAAATATTGCGACCATATACTCGATAAGCACCAGCGCCAGTTGGAGGCGTATAAGATAATGCCTGAACATGAGCTGTTTCGTGTAGAACATGTTCAGGTTGACATTCCCCAGGAGAACTTACCCGGCAAACCAACGCGGAGAGTTCAATGTCAGCAATGCGGCGATTGGGTGCAAGACAGTAGAGATGTTGAAGTAAATGGAAAAGTCTACTGCAAAAATTGTGCAGGAAATTGCTATTTCACAAAAAATATCAGTAATTGA
- the cobO gene encoding cob(I)yrinic acid a,c-diamide adenosyltransferase, giving the protein MTEGLFAIHTGNGKGKTTAALGLVFRALGHGQKVSVIQFIKGSWRTGEQKFAEVLSNSQPGLLDFQVCGKGFTWKSDNIEEDTALAREAWQRAAEIIAAGEHQLVILDELTYLVKYKMVVEDEILDAILSRPEHVHVVVTGRHAPNSFIDAADLVTEMENTRHPYSSGIKAQKGFDF; this is encoded by the coding sequence GTGACTGAAGGGTTGTTCGCAATTCACACCGGCAATGGTAAAGGAAAGACCACCGCTGCGTTAGGACTTGTTTTCAGGGCATTGGGACATGGCCAGAAAGTTTCTGTCATTCAGTTCATCAAGGGCAGCTGGCGAACAGGAGAACAGAAATTCGCAGAAGTTCTTTCGAACAGTCAACCCGGGTTACTGGATTTTCAAGTGTGCGGCAAGGGCTTCACCTGGAAATCGGATAATATTGAAGAAGATACCGCCCTGGCCCGGGAAGCCTGGCAGAGAGCAGCTGAAATCATTGCTGCGGGTGAACATCAACTGGTGATACTTGATGAACTCACCTACCTCGTCAAGTACAAAATGGTTGTTGAAGATGAGATACTTGATGCTATTTTGTCCAGGCCAGAGCATGTTCATGTTGTAGTTACGGGACGTCACGCCCCGAATTCATTTATCGATGCTGCGGATCTGGTGACAGAGATGGAAAATACCCGTCATCCGTATTCTTCCGGAATTAAAGCCCAGAAAGGCTTCGATTTCTAG